A section of the Pseudorasbora parva isolate DD20220531a chromosome 2, ASM2467924v1, whole genome shotgun sequence genome encodes:
- the LOC137045424 gene encoding myeloid-associated differentiation marker homolog, with protein sequence MLHVDFRTLIQPVGIVRILEVVLTCICFALATSTGDPGTGLSHWAWCTFCWCFCCFMTLLILILEFTNLNTKVPISWEDFTMAFAMLATLMMVTISIVYPTFFACSSCSRQIGASAMSCLCFGLYAAEVWLVHKKPGELSGFLTTVPGLLKILETFVSCIIFMSLSPGEYRRFPGMQWCVAVYSLCFVFSLLIILLTIARLLHVFPFSFDKAVITFNILAVAMYTTAVVIWPLYAFKKSRPNDCHHCSWDDLVVVTFMTVINLLVYIGDMAYSLKIVFFTHHEQG encoded by the coding sequence ATGTTGCACGTGGATTTCCGAACATTGATTCAGCCTGTTGGCATTGTGCGGATACTGGAGGTGGTTCTGACATGCATCTGCTTTGCTTTGGCGACATCAACAGGAGACCCAGGTACCGGTCTGTCCCACTGGGCCTGGTGCACGTTCTGCTGGTGCTTCTGCTGTTTCATGACCCTACTCATCCTCATCCTGGAGTTCACCAATCTGAACACCAAAGTCCCCATTTCCTGGGAGGACTTCACCATGGCATTTGCTATGCTGGCAACACTTATGATGGTTACCATTTCAATCGTCTATCCCACGTTCTTCGCCTGCTCCTCATGCTCCAGGCAAATCGGGGCATCTGCGATGTCCTGTTTGTGTTTCGGACTATACGCCGCCGAGGTCTGGTTGGTCCACAAAAAACCTGGTGAACTCAGCGGCTTTCTCACCACTGTCCCTGGTCTCCTTAAGATCCTGGAGACCTTTGTTTCCTGCATCATATTCATGTCTTTGAGTCCTGGAGAATATAGGAGGTTTCCAGGAATGCAGTGGTGCGTGGCCGTCTACTCCCTATGCTTTGTTTTTTCATTGCTGATTATTCTTCTCACCATTGCCAGGCTGTTGCATGTCTTTCCATTTTCTTTCGACAAGGCAGTCATCACCTTCAACATCCTGGCTGTGGCTATGTACACAACCGCTGTTGTTATCTGGCCactttatgcatttaaaaaatcacgtcCTAATGACTGTCACCACTGTTCATGGGATGATCTGGTGGTGGTGACCTTCATGACTGTCATCAACCTCTTGGTATACATTGGAGACATGGCCTACTCGCTTAAAATAGTATTCTTTACACATCATGAACAGGGTTAA